Proteins encoded together in one Catellatospora citrea window:
- a CDS encoding spherulation-specific family 4 protein, with protein sequence MLQRHGRGRLHLRAAAVLVTLLTVASAAAPAQATGTPPAGIAQQLAVPAYFYPGGDGAALWQQLNTPGVGIAVANPFSGPGKTRDPNYAAAITAAKTAGVRVLGYVATGYLGTTGRATRLNETTPAAWAAQVQQDIATWYRLYGADGLAGIFFDEVQNVCGPQDTYIDTYRMLDRHTKRANPGAFTVINPGIDTEPCYADAADVILTFEGTYETYLGWQPPTWHRALDPRRLWHLVHATDTTARLANAVALSKQRNAGYLYVTPDVLANPWDSLPPQDYWTQQLSAASTGGGDTAAPRVFGTPFPVRTGSTDAVVAWLPAADPHGRVTGYDVHVDGVRVAGSTGALPVATLHGLSPNRTYRITVTAHDAAGNVSAPGRPLSLTTARADASAPAAPTGLHAAETKVASVRLAWTASAEPDVAGYDVEVDGQPPLSLPTSLVTQGTTVTVPVSGLEPGTAYTFTAYARDRSGNRSAAAGPLTVSTTAPSGDPISDASGAVGAADVTYQAQYNLPFDFHHLFIDVDNDASTGFATAGIGADLLIENAWFYRHTGTGWSWAPVDGPSPLVSSDDDRYVWRVPADVLGGVPVGPHRVVFHGSGSSPETYSAVITVS encoded by the coding sequence ATGCTGCAACGGCATGGCCGCGGACGCCTGCACCTCCGGGCGGCGGCCGTACTCGTCACACTGCTCACCGTCGCCTCAGCCGCAGCACCCGCGCAGGCCACCGGCACCCCGCCGGCCGGCATCGCGCAGCAGCTCGCGGTGCCCGCGTACTTCTACCCGGGCGGCGACGGCGCCGCCCTCTGGCAGCAGCTGAACACCCCGGGCGTCGGGATCGCGGTCGCGAACCCGTTCTCCGGCCCCGGCAAGACCCGCGACCCCAACTACGCCGCCGCCATCACCGCCGCCAAGACCGCGGGCGTACGCGTGCTCGGCTACGTCGCCACCGGCTACCTCGGCACGACCGGCCGCGCCACCAGGCTCAACGAGACCACCCCGGCCGCCTGGGCGGCACAGGTCCAGCAGGACATCGCCACCTGGTACCGCCTCTACGGCGCCGACGGGCTCGCCGGGATCTTCTTCGACGAGGTGCAGAACGTCTGCGGCCCGCAGGACACCTACATCGACACCTACCGGATGCTCGACCGGCACACCAAGCGCGCCAACCCCGGCGCGTTCACGGTCATCAACCCCGGCATCGACACCGAGCCCTGCTACGCCGACGCCGCCGACGTGATCCTCACCTTCGAGGGCACCTACGAGACCTACCTCGGCTGGCAGCCGCCGACCTGGCATCGCGCGCTCGACCCGCGCAGGCTGTGGCACCTGGTGCACGCCACCGACACCACCGCTCGGCTCGCCAACGCGGTCGCCCTCAGTAAGCAGCGCAACGCCGGCTACCTGTACGTCACGCCGGACGTGCTGGCCAACCCGTGGGACTCGCTGCCGCCGCAGGACTACTGGACGCAGCAGCTGTCCGCCGCGTCGACCGGTGGCGGCGACACCGCCGCGCCACGCGTGTTCGGCACGCCGTTCCCGGTCCGGACCGGTTCGACCGACGCCGTCGTCGCCTGGCTGCCCGCCGCCGACCCGCACGGCCGGGTCACCGGCTACGACGTGCACGTCGACGGCGTGCGGGTGGCAGGGTCGACCGGTGCGCTGCCGGTCGCCACGCTGCACGGACTCAGCCCCAACCGGACCTACCGGATCACGGTCACCGCGCACGACGCGGCGGGCAACGTCTCCGCACCGGGCCGCCCGCTGAGCCTGACCACGGCGCGCGCCGACGCGTCAGCGCCTGCCGCGCCCACCGGGCTGCACGCCGCCGAGACCAAGGTCGCCAGCGTGCGGCTGGCCTGGACCGCCTCGGCGGAGCCGGATGTCGCGGGCTATGACGTGGAGGTCGACGGGCAGCCGCCGCTGTCGCTGCCGACGTCGCTGGTCACGCAGGGGACCACGGTCACCGTGCCGGTCAGCGGGCTGGAGCCGGGCACGGCGTACACCTTCACGGCGTACGCCCGCGATCGCAGCGGGAACCGCTCGGCCGCCGCCGGACCGCTGACCGTCAGCACGACGGCGCCCTCCGGCGACCCGATCAGCGACGCGTCCGGTGCCGTCGGCGCCGCCGATGTCACCTACCAGGCGCAGTACAACCTGCCGTTCGACTTCCACCACCTGTTCATCGACGTTGACAACGACGCGAGCACCGGCTTCGCGACCGCGGGCATCGGCGCGGACCTGCTCATCGAGAACGCCTGGTTCTACCGCCACACCGGCACCGGCTGGAGCTGGGCCCCCGTCGACGGGCCGAGCCCGCTCGTGTCCAGCGACGACGACCGCTACGTCTGGCGGGTGCCCGCCGACGTGCTCGGCGGCGTGCCGGTCGGCCCGCACCGGGTGGTGTTCCACGGCTCCGGCAGCTCGCCGGAGACCTACTCCGCAGTGATCACCGTCAGCTGA
- a CDS encoding ROK family transcriptional regulator: MTEQLAGGDLSRLRQLNALAVVHVLRGRPALTLTELSRDTGLSRPSTEDVVLQLQNQGWLEEVQPASGGMGRPARRYRFRSDAGWVLGVDIGGHTIRVLAADLDGEVRHTVRTPVAITAGRAERLGAVDAAVAECLAAAGLTGADIWATTVGTSGLVDAAGRVVLSVAFPEWTGVHLAQHVGRLVGGTVLVENDSRLAALAETWRGVARYAQHVVYLLAGLRTGTGLIIDGKLHRGFAQAAGEIGALPELGWIRAQEHLRSWTGAPAGTDPDDLAGYVFASAREGDRKAVAVVRRYAKELALGASALVLALDPQLVVLGGGFSRSADVLLDPLRREIEKRCVRIPEILTSTLGDESVALGAVKLSLEHLQEHLFDVRTGVAAPLRPAR, from the coding sequence GTGACCGAACAGCTCGCAGGTGGGGATCTCTCGCGGTTGCGGCAGCTCAACGCCCTGGCGGTGGTGCATGTGCTGCGCGGCCGCCCGGCGTTGACGCTGACCGAGTTGTCGCGCGACACCGGTTTGTCCCGGCCGTCCACCGAGGACGTGGTGCTGCAGTTGCAGAACCAGGGCTGGCTGGAGGAGGTGCAGCCCGCGTCCGGCGGGATGGGCCGCCCGGCCCGCCGCTACCGGTTCCGGTCCGACGCCGGCTGGGTGCTCGGCGTGGACATCGGTGGGCACACCATCCGGGTGCTGGCCGCCGACCTGGACGGCGAGGTCAGGCACACCGTGCGCACGCCGGTGGCGATCACCGCGGGCCGGGCCGAGCGCCTCGGCGCGGTCGACGCCGCGGTCGCCGAATGCCTGGCCGCGGCCGGGCTGACCGGCGCGGACATCTGGGCGACCACGGTCGGCACCAGCGGCCTGGTGGACGCGGCGGGCCGGGTCGTGCTGTCGGTGGCGTTCCCGGAGTGGACCGGGGTGCACCTGGCCCAGCACGTGGGTCGCCTGGTCGGCGGCACGGTGCTGGTGGAGAACGACAGCCGGCTGGCCGCCCTGGCCGAGACCTGGCGGGGCGTGGCCCGGTATGCCCAGCACGTGGTCTACCTGCTGGCGGGCCTGCGCACGGGCACCGGCCTGATCATCGACGGCAAGCTGCACCGCGGGTTCGCGCAGGCCGCGGGCGAGATCGGGGCGCTGCCGGAGCTGGGCTGGATCCGCGCGCAGGAGCACCTGCGCTCGTGGACCGGCGCACCCGCCGGCACCGACCCCGACGACCTGGCCGGATACGTCTTCGCCAGCGCCCGCGAGGGCGACCGCAAGGCGGTGGCCGTGGTGCGCCGCTATGCCAAGGAGCTGGCGCTCGGTGCGTCGGCGCTGGTCCTGGCGTTGGACCCGCAGCTGGTGGTGCTCGGCGGCGGCTTCTCCCGCTCCGCCGACGTGCTGCTCGACCCGCTGCGCCGGGAGATCGAGAAGCGCTGCGTACGCATCCCGGAGATCCTCACCTCGACGCTCGGCGACGAGTCGGTGGCGCTCGGCGCGGTGAAACTCTCGCTCGAACATCTGCAGGAGCATCTGTTCGACGTGCGCACCGGCGTGGCTGCACCGCTGCGACCTGCACGTTGA
- a CDS encoding carbohydrate ABC transporter permease, with protein MTATVTGTADDVRTAVPAPVPARRRRRWRHRGAEAAWAYLLIAPTGLGLAVFYLWPVLQTGYFSFTEWGPFGGHEWVGLDNYRTLAADDEVLTALRNTVAYTLLGLLGIPLAVMFAALLNRPRLRGVSAYRALFFLPVVTMPVAVAMVWRWLYNGDYGLINYVLSLVGVEGPHWIADPATALYALVAVGIWTSLGYNIVIFLAGMQAIPREYYEAAAIDGAGALAQFRRITLPLLSPSLFFVSVLSVIGSLQLFDLVYVMGGSGQSARANPAFPRIQTVVHLFYDKAFYTNDRGYAAAIVMALLVLIVTLTAIQFRLQKRWVHYG; from the coding sequence ATGACAGCAACCGTGACGGGCACCGCGGACGACGTCCGCACCGCGGTGCCCGCCCCGGTGCCCGCCCGGCGGCGACGTCGCTGGCGCCACCGGGGAGCCGAAGCCGCCTGGGCCTACCTGCTCATCGCGCCGACCGGGCTCGGCCTGGCCGTGTTCTACCTGTGGCCGGTGCTGCAGACCGGCTACTTCTCCTTCACCGAGTGGGGCCCGTTCGGCGGGCACGAATGGGTCGGGCTGGACAACTACCGCACCCTGGCCGCCGACGACGAGGTGCTGACCGCACTGCGCAACACGGTCGCGTACACCCTGCTCGGGCTGCTCGGCATCCCGCTGGCGGTGATGTTCGCGGCCCTGCTCAACCGGCCCCGGCTGCGCGGGGTGTCGGCATACCGGGCGCTGTTCTTCCTGCCCGTGGTCACCATGCCGGTGGCCGTGGCGATGGTCTGGCGCTGGCTCTACAACGGCGACTACGGCCTGATCAACTACGTGCTGTCGCTGGTCGGCGTCGAGGGCCCGCACTGGATCGCCGACCCCGCGACCGCGCTGTACGCGCTGGTCGCCGTCGGGATCTGGACCAGCCTCGGCTACAACATCGTCATCTTCCTGGCCGGCATGCAGGCGATCCCACGCGAGTACTACGAAGCCGCGGCGATAGACGGAGCCGGGGCGCTGGCCCAGTTCCGCCGGATCACGCTGCCGCTGCTGTCACCGTCGCTGTTCTTCGTGTCGGTGCTGTCGGTGATCGGCTCCCTGCAGCTGTTCGACCTGGTGTACGTGATGGGCGGCAGCGGCCAGTCGGCACGGGCCAACCCGGCCTTCCCGCGCATCCAGACCGTCGTGCACCTGTTCTACGACAAGGCGTTCTACACCAACGACCGGGGCTACGCCGCCGCGATCGTGATGGCGCTGCTGGTGCTCATCGTGACCCTCACGGCGATCCAGTTCCGGCTGCAGAAACGGTGGGTGCACTATGGCTGA
- a CDS encoding carbohydrate ABC transporter permease, translating to MAERPAAARGGRTATHVTLLIGAAVMVGPFLWQFLTSLKTLSNAMKVPPTFTPDWRWSNYGDVFELLPFGHQILNTVLMTAARTAGQLLFCSMAAYAFARLRFPGRGLLFGIFLSVLMVPPPLFVIPQYEIMADLGWLNSLTALIVPGLFSAFGVFLLRQFFLGLPKELDEAARLDGAGPLRIYWSVMLPLAKPGLLALGILTVLWSWNDLFWPLIVNTDPEQMTLSAGLASLQGQFQTDYPVLMAGSLLASLPVIVLFTVMQRHFIQGIAFSGNKG from the coding sequence ATGGCTGAGCGTCCCGCGGCGGCCCGTGGCGGCCGCACCGCGACCCACGTCACGCTGCTGATCGGCGCGGCGGTCATGGTCGGCCCGTTCCTGTGGCAGTTCCTGACCTCGCTGAAGACCCTCAGCAACGCCATGAAGGTGCCGCCCACCTTCACCCCCGACTGGCGCTGGTCCAACTACGGCGACGTGTTCGAGCTGCTGCCCTTCGGCCACCAGATCCTCAACACCGTGCTGATGACCGCCGCCCGCACCGCCGGGCAGCTGCTGTTCTGCTCCATGGCCGCGTACGCGTTCGCGCGGCTGCGCTTCCCCGGCCGCGGCCTGCTGTTCGGCATCTTCCTGTCGGTGCTGATGGTGCCGCCGCCGCTGTTCGTCATCCCGCAGTACGAGATCATGGCCGACCTGGGCTGGCTCAACAGCCTGACCGCGCTCATCGTGCCCGGCCTGTTCTCCGCGTTCGGCGTGTTCCTGCTCCGGCAGTTCTTCCTCGGCCTGCCCAAGGAACTCGACGAGGCCGCCCGCCTCGACGGCGCCGGCCCGCTGCGCATCTACTGGTCGGTCATGCTGCCGCTGGCCAAACCCGGCCTGCTCGCACTGGGCATCCTGACCGTGCTGTGGTCCTGGAACGACCTGTTCTGGCCGTTGATCGTCAACACCGACCCGGAGCAGATGACCCTGTCGGCGGGCCTGGCCTCGCTGCAGGGCCAGTTCCAGACCGACTACCCGGTGCTCATGGCCGGATCCCTGCTCGCCTCGCTGCCCGTCATCGTGCTGTTCACCGTGATGCAGCGCCACTTCATCCAAGGCATCGCCTTCAGCGGCAACAAGGGCTGA
- a CDS encoding ABC transporter substrate-binding protein, giving the protein MWKAVRVGAAAVLAAALAVTAAGCGSDEPAASDEKVTLSYAVWDKNQVPVMEEIAAAFTKDHPNITINVQLTPWADYWTKLRAAVTGGAAPDVFWMNGPNIQLYADNGVIMPLSDKIDRAKVDLTVYPKALVDLYTFEGKVYGLPKDFDTVGVWYNKELFDAAGVKYPADGWTWADFKAAAAKLTNPAKGVYAVGANLAGQEYYYNTIYQAGGNVISADGKKSGFDDPATIEGLRFWTDLIKNKQSPDLKTMTDTAPLQLFESGKLAMYWGGSWNVSEFGKNEYTKTRVDAAPLPTGVKQATIIHGLANVVSAKTKAPAQAWEFVKFLGSKPAADILGKKGPIPAYTGTQDAWLAANSQFKGKVFLDAVSYAVPYPVSRNTAAWNDEEFKQLTKAYTGEVGVEAAAKELATQMNALLAKE; this is encoded by the coding sequence ATGTGGAAAGCAGTGCGGGTAGGCGCCGCCGCGGTTCTGGCCGCCGCGCTCGCCGTGACCGCCGCGGGTTGCGGGAGCGACGAGCCCGCCGCCAGTGACGAGAAGGTCACCCTGTCGTATGCGGTGTGGGACAAGAACCAGGTCCCGGTGATGGAGGAGATCGCCGCCGCCTTCACCAAGGACCACCCGAACATCACGATCAACGTCCAGCTCACGCCGTGGGCCGACTACTGGACCAAGCTGCGGGCCGCCGTCACCGGTGGCGCGGCGCCGGACGTGTTCTGGATGAACGGCCCCAACATCCAGCTCTACGCGGACAACGGCGTGATCATGCCGCTGTCCGACAAGATCGACCGGGCCAAGGTCGACCTGACCGTCTACCCGAAGGCGCTGGTCGACCTCTACACCTTCGAGGGCAAGGTCTACGGGCTGCCGAAGGACTTCGACACCGTCGGCGTCTGGTACAACAAGGAACTCTTCGACGCCGCCGGGGTGAAGTACCCCGCCGACGGCTGGACCTGGGCCGACTTCAAGGCCGCCGCGGCCAAGCTGACCAACCCGGCCAAGGGCGTCTACGCCGTCGGCGCCAACCTGGCCGGCCAGGAGTACTACTACAACACGATCTACCAGGCCGGCGGCAACGTGATCTCCGCCGACGGCAAGAAGTCCGGCTTCGACGACCCGGCCACCATCGAGGGCCTGCGCTTCTGGACCGACCTCATCAAGAACAAGCAGTCGCCGGACCTCAAGACGATGACCGACACCGCCCCGCTGCAGCTGTTCGAGTCGGGCAAGCTCGCCATGTACTGGGGTGGCTCCTGGAACGTGTCGGAGTTCGGCAAGAACGAGTACACCAAGACCCGGGTCGACGCGGCCCCGCTGCCGACCGGCGTCAAGCAGGCCACCATCATCCACGGCCTGGCCAACGTGGTCTCGGCCAAGACCAAGGCCCCCGCGCAGGCATGGGAGTTCGTGAAGTTCCTCGGCTCCAAGCCGGCCGCGGACATCCTCGGCAAGAAGGGCCCCATCCCGGCGTACACCGGCACCCAGGACGCCTGGCTGGCCGCCAACTCCCAGTTCAAGGGCAAGGTCTTCCTCGACGCGGTGAGCTACGCGGTGCCCTACCCGGTGTCGCGCAACACCGCGGCCTGGAACGACGAGGAGTTCAAGCAGCTGACCAAGGCCTACACCGGTGAGGTCGGTGTCGAGGCGGCCGCGAAGGAACTTGCCACGCAGATGAACGCCCTGCTGGCGAAGGAGTAG